A segment of the Aureimonas sp. SA4125 genome:
TGCCCGACAGCAGCGCCTCGATGCCGCGCTCGCCCTCGTAGGGGACGGGCGAGAGATCCTCGAGATAGAAGCCGAACTTCTCGTGCTCGGTGCCGATCCGGAAGGATTCCTCCGGCTTTTCCCCGCTTCTGAGATGGCCGACGAGATCGTCCATCGAGGCGATCGGGGTCAGATCGGTGGTGTCGCGCGCCATGGTCTGTCCCTGCAAGTCACTGGCGGTCGCAATTCCCGACCGATCGGTTCGAATGCTTCTTTCCCCGGCTCTCTGAATTTTTTCGCCGCCCCACGCAAGACAAATCCGCTGAACGCCGCCGTCGCCGGGACGACCCAATCGCGTCAGCCGCCGGCGCGCCAATCGCCCACCGCCGCCTGCACCACCGCCAGCGCGGCGACGGCCGCGGTATCGGCCCGCAGGATCCGCGGCCCGAGCGAGATCGGCGTCACGAAGTCGCAAGCCTGCAGCAGGGCGCGCTCCTCGGCCGAAAATCCGCCCTCCGGACCGATCAGGAGCGACACCGGGCGGCGAGGCTCGGCGCGCAGGGCGTCGATCGGGCTCGCCTCGTTTGCGCGTTCGTCGCAGAACACGAGCCGCCGCGCCGGGTCGAAGTCTCTGAGGAGGTCGGCAAGGCGGATCATCTCGCGGCAGTCGGGGATGGAGAGGATGCCGCACTGCTCGGCCGCCTCGAGGGCGTTGGCCTCCATGCGGGCACGGTTCAGCCGCGGCGCCTGGACATGCTGCATCATCACCGGTTGCAGGACGCCGGCGCCCATTTCCACCGCCTTCTGCACCATGTAGTCGAGTCGCGCCGACTTCAGCGGTGCGAAGAGGTAGTGCAGGCTCGAAGGGGGCGTCTGTGCGCGGACGCGGCGTTCGGGAACGAGAAGAAGCCGCTTCTTCGCTTCCCGGTGCAGCCGCGCCCGCCATTCGCCGTCGCGGCCGTTGAACAGGAGCACCGCGTCGGTCTCGCCGAGCCGCATGACGTTGAGGAGGTAGTTCAGCTGGTCGGCGCTGGCTTCCACCGCGATGGCCTCGGCCAAGTCCGCGCTTACGAACAGGCGAGGGCTCTTGAAATCGTGATCGGGCAAGGCGCGCTCCTGGCATGTCTGGACCCGAGCGGGGGCTCGATCCGGGCAAGATGTGATGGATCCGGCCGGGGCGGGCAAGGCGGCGGCGGTCGTCGGTTGCCGGACGGCGCCGAAACGCTGCCATCAAGCGTCAGGCCGGGCGCTGAAACGCCTGTCGTTCCGCTTCGCAGGCATCCCGGCAGATGCAGCCTTCCATGTGGTCGTTGACGAAGCCCATCGACTGCATGAAGGCGTAGACCGTGGTCGGGCCGACGAAGCTGAAGCCTCTTGCCTTCAGCGCCTTGGAAAGGCGGCTGGAGGCGGGTGTCACGGGATTTGACCTGAGATAGTCCCCGTCCACCCGGAGGGGGCGTTCGCTTTCCGGCGGTTCGAAGGACCAGAGGAAGGCGGCGAAGGGCTCGCCACGATCGCGCATGGCCTGGACGCGGCGCGCATTCCCGATGGCCGACAGGATTTTCGCGCGGTGTCGCACGATGCCGGCGTCGAGGACGAGGCGCTCGACATCGGCGTCGTCGAAGGCGGCGACGCGATCGACATCGAAGCCGGCAAAGCCCGTACGAAACGCTTCACGCTTGCGCAGGATCGTCAGCCAGGAGAGGCCGGCCTGGAAACCTTCGAGGCACAGCTTTTCATAGAGCCGGCCCTCGTCGGCGACGGGCCTGCCCCATTCCGCGTCGTGATAGCGCACGTACTCCGCGACGCCGCCATGCCAGCGGCAGCGCTTGCGTCCATCCGGGCGATCCGTCAGTCCCGTCGCGGCATCGTCGGTCGGTTCATTGTCCATGCCCCTTCATGCCGGGCCGCGGCGCAGGGGGCAAGGATCTCGACGTCGTCTGCGACGGAACGCCGGATATCAGGCCTCGGGCAGGGGCCGCAGGCCGCAGGTATATTTCTTCAGACGGTATTTCGGATGGGTCGCGATCCAGTCGGCAGCGGCGGCCTGGCCGTACAGGCTGCAGCTCATCAACGATCCGTCGAAAGCAACGCTCTGGGGTCGGCAGTTGTCGGGAAAACTGTTCAGGCAAACATAGAGTGTCAGGGCAATCACGGGAAAGTCTCCGTCGAGCCGCGCATGTCCGGGCGGCGGTGAAGGTCCAGCCGTCCGCAAGCCGAAGCAGCCTTCGCTCTTCGTGTCCCCCGTCCGGCGCGAATGCCTCCCACTCTCAATTTTCAAGCTGGTCGTCCGCCAGCCTTGCTTCACTGTTGCATGCGACCATAGTGTCAAGCTGACTAGGATATACTGATGAGAAAATTATGCAGCGCCCGGGATAATATTACGATGGCCTGATGATTGGGGCATCGTCAGGTCCAGCGCCTCGTTTGGCCCGCTGATAACAGAGAATACTAGGAATGCTGCATTGCACAATAACATTCGCGTGAAAGATGCTGGTGTGACATCCTTGCCGCTGCAGCCTCTTTCGAGGGCATGGTGGCTTGCCGGTGCGCCGAAGCCGGTCACAATGGCCTCCGAGACTCTCCATCGGACGACGAGACCATGACGCCAAAAGTCCTGCCGATCGTCGCGCTTGCCGGGTTACTGTTCACCCTGCTGCAGGCGGCTCCGGCTGCCGCGCAGCCCCTGCCGGACGAGCGCGCATTGATCGACGGCTTCGAGAAGATCGCCTTCGGGACGGAGATCGCCGGCTTCTTCGGCAGCGGTCGTTATATCCGCAAGTTCGACGGACCGGTCCGCTTTCATATCGAGGACCGGGCGACAAAGCCGCGGGCCCTGGAGGTGCGCCGCTTCGTGCGCTCGCTCGCCCGCGAGATCGACGGATTGCGTGTGGGTTTCGCGCGCGGTACGCGGGACGCGAACTTCATCGTGCATGTGGTCGATCGCGCGGACTATCAGGGCATCGGACGGCGGATCCACGGCAGCCCGTTCATGCGGGTCCCCGGCGACTGCATCGTGCGCGCGCAGTACGGCCCCGCCGGGATCGTCCGCTCCGACGCACTCATCGTCTCGGACGAAGGCGATGGGCTGTTCAGGCGATGCCTGATCGAGGAGGTGCTGCAGGGGCTGGGGCCGCTCGACGACAATCCCGATGCGCCCAACAGCGTCTTCAACGACCGCTCGACGGTCGGGGTCTTCACCCGCTACGACAAGATCATGCTGAACATGCTCTATGACAGGCGCCTGAAGCCCGGAATGGACCTCGCGGCGGCACGGCCTCTTCTTCCGGATCTGGCGCGAAGTGCGCGCCGGCGGGTGCGTTAGCCCGCCGTTTACCACGGCATGAGAGCATTCATTAATCATAACGAAATGTAACGCTCGCTCATCGGCCTGATGACCGCCGCATTCATCTTTCGCTTGCACATTTCACCCAGAATCCTTCGTGAACCAGGCGCGGTGCTCGACTTGCGGAGCCGCGCGATTGTCTCGAGACGAAGGATCGATCGGTGTCGAACAGGATGTTTCTCCGGCTGCGGCGGCCTCTTGGCGGCTGCATCGTCACGGCTGCCTTGCTGGCGGGCCTCTGCGTTGCTCCGGCCGCGGCGCGCGACCGCGGACAGCTCGGCGTCGCGGTCGCGCCAGACCTTGCCAACGAATGGCTGCTGCAGCTTTCGCCCGGCAGCGGCGTCGTCCCGGGCTATCACCGTCCCGACCTCGCTCGCCGGGCAAGTACCTATGACGGCGTCATCCTGAAGGGCCGCGCGCCGGAGCGCCAGCCGGTGTCGCGCGGACGCGGCCACTCCCGCGACTCGGGCTATGACGGCTATACAGGTTCTGTCAGGGGCAGGCCCGCCGAGGGCGTGCCGCGGGCGATGAACCAGCGCGAGGTCGACCCCGCTTTCCTGCCGCAGGTCGTCGACTACAAGACGCGCGAAAAGCCCGGCACGATCGTGATCGATACGACGGCGAAATATCTCTATCTCGTCGATCAGGGCGGAAAGGCCCACCGCTACGGCGTCGGTGTCGGCAAGCCGGGCTTCGAATGGGCTGGCGTCCACAAGGTGACCCAGAAGAAGGAGTGGCCGACCTGGACCCCGCCGGCGCAGATGCGCGCCCGCGAAAGGGCCAAGGGCAAGATCTTGCCGGCGCAGATGGCCGGCGGACCGCAGAACCCGCTCGGCGCCCGCGCCATGTATCTGGGATCGACGCTCTACCGCATCCACGGCACGAACCAGCCCTGGACGATCGGCAAGGCGATGTCGTCGGGCTGCATCCGCATGCGCAACGAGGACGTCACCGATCTCTACGGGCGCGTGCCGGTGGGTACTCGGGTCATCGTGCTCTAGGGGCAACACCCCTCCTCGAAAGGCGTCTCCGCGATCACGGCTCGGGGAGACACGCCGGCGACAGGCCCTGCGCCGACTTGCCAGCACCGCGCCCTTCGGCAAGAATTCTCAGACCAAACGTCGATGGACGGCGCGTCTCCCTCCATGAAGCAGGGTGCGGGGGCGCACGATGCCCCATGCTCCCTACCGGAAGGATCGCCTTATGCAGAGACATGTCAGGATCGCCCTCGTCGCCGCGACGCTCATTGGCACCGCCGGCCTTGCGCCAGGATCGGCGATCGCCCAGCAGCGTTACTACGATCACGCCAGCAACAGCTGGGTCGACGCCTCGTCGGCGCCGACGCGACGCATGTCGCAGACCATGCGCAAGCCGGCGCGCCAGTTCATGCGGACTTCCGTCACGGTCGATACGAACGAGGCGCCCGGCACGATCATCGTCGATAGCCAGAGGAAGTTCCTCTACTACATCGAAGGCCGCGGCCGGGCGACGCGCTACGGCGTCGGCGTCGGGCGCGAGGGATTTGGCTGGTCGGGCGACATGAAGGTCGGGCGCAAGGCGGAATGGCCCGGCTGGACGCCGCCGAAGGAAATGATCGCGCGGGAAAAGGCGGCCGGGCGCATCATCCCGCCCTACATGGCGGGTGGTCCGAACAATCCGCTCGGTGCCGCGGCTCTCTATCTTTATCGCAACGGCCGCGACTCGATCTTCCGCATCCACGGCACCAACCAGCCCTGGACCATCGGGCAGAACATGTCGTCGGGCTGCATCAGGATGATGAACCAGGACGTGCAGCATCTCTACGCCAAGGCCGGCACCGGCACGAAGGTCATCGTCATCGGCCCGGACGGTCGGGGACGCGAGGGCGTCTACCGCGAGGCGGGGCTGGCCGCGTCGGGCCAGAATATTTTGGACTCGCTCTTCGGCGGCTGACGCGTCGCCCAGGCGCGACCGCAGGGATCGAACGACAAAAGGCCCGCCTCGTGATCGAGGCGGGCCTTTTGTGTCAGCAACCAGGCGTGTCAGCAACCAGGCGTGTCAGCAAACTGGGATCTTGCTGTGCGTTTAGTCTAAGCCCGGCCCGTCGGCGGGGAGGGCAGGGGGCGGCGCCGGCTCGATACCGGCGCCGCCAGGCGATCAGGCCGCGGCGGACACGCCGGCTTCGACGCTGGTCGGCACCGTGGCGATGGTCTTCAGGATCTGCGAGGCGATCTGGTAGGGGCAGCCCTGCGAGTTCGGCCGGCGATCTTCCAGGTAGCCCTTGTAGTCATTCTTGATGAAGGAGTGCGGCACGCGGATCGAGGCGCCGCGATCGGCGATGCCGTAGCTGAACTTGTTCCACGGCGCGGTCTCGTGCTTGCCGGTCAGGCGCAGGTGGTTGTCGGGACCGTAGACCGCGATATGGGCTTCCCAGTTGTCGCCGAAGGCCTTCATCAGGGCTTCGAAATAGGCCTTGCCGCCCGTCTCGCGCATGAAGGCGGTGGAGAAGTTGGCGTGCATGCCCGAGCCGTTCCAGTCGGTGTCGCCGAGGGGCTTGCAGTGGTATTCGATGTCGATGCCGTACTGCTCGGTCAGGCGCTGCAGCAGGTAGCGGGCGATCCACATCTCGTCGGCGGCGCGCTTGGAGCCCTTGCCGAAGATCTGGAATTCCCACTGGCCCTTGGCGACTTCCGCATTGATGCCTTCGTGGTTGATGCCGGCAGCGAGACACAGGTCGAGGTGCTCCTCGACGATCTCGCGCGCGATAGAGCCGACATTCTTGTAGCCGACGCCGGTGTAGTAGGGACCCTGCGGGGCGGGATAGCCGCTCTCCGGGAAGCCGAGCGGGCGGCCGTCCTGGTAGAAGAAGTATTCCTGTTCGAAGCCGAACCAGGCGCCCTCGTCGTCGAGAATGGTCGCGCGGCTGTTCGAGGGATGCGGCGTCTTGCCGTCGGGCATCATGACTTCGCACATCACGAGCGCGCCATTGGTGCGGGCTGCGTCCGGGAAGATGGCGACGGGCTTCAGCACGCAATCGGAATTGCTGCCTTCCGCCTGCAGGGTCGACGAGCCGTCAAAGCCCCACAGCGGCAGCTGCTCCAGCTCCGGGAAGGCATCGAATTCCTTGATCTGCGTCTTGCCGCGCAGGTTCGGAACGGGCGTGTACCCATCGAGCCAAATGTACTCCAGCTTGTACTTGGTCATCGCAAACTCTCGTCGGTGGTGATGCATTCCGTGGGTCTGGCCCGAGCACCGAAGTGCGACGCGCCAGATGGCCACAGGGTTCGTGCTTCAGACAAGCATGGATCGTGCCAACTTGGATTTGAAAGCCCCACGGCTCGTTTCGTCGCTTTGGTCGGTCTCGGACCGGCGCCCCGCCTCTCGCAAAAGACGTCCACGGCGGGAGATCGATGCAGTCGACCGACAGGGCTGGGTCAGTTTGCCGCAACATGGGCATGGGACCATCGCGTCCTGGCCGCCGTTGGGAAACGACGACCGCTCATCTTTTGGCGGCGGAGTGACTAGAAAATTTGCAGATCGCCCATATTTAGTGCAGACTGGGTGTAAGCAAGGGAAGAGCGCGCGGCGCCGCTTCCAGGAGAGCCTGACATGGCATCGACAGATCAGCGGCCGACGGCCACCATCTACCAGTTTCCCAAGCGCGATCGTTTCGCCGAGCGCCGAGAGCTTGCCGAAGCGCGGGCGATCGCCGACATCGGCAGCTATGCGGCCTGCGACAGCTGGTATCACGAGAACGCCCTGCGCGACGCGGACAAGACGCGCCTTTCCTGATCCATCCCCCGGGACAGGCTTTCCGGACAGGCTCTTGGATCACCCGGAACGGATCGTCCGGCTCAGGGCGAGGATGCGATTCGGCCCGTTTGCCGGCGCCTTACGCTCCGAAGATCGACCATCCCATTCGTCTCGTCAGGCTTTCCAGCGCGATACGGCCGAGATGCGAGTTTCCAGCCGCGTCGAGACCCGGGGACCAGACCGCGATCGACGCCTTGCCCGGCGCCACGGCCATGATGCCGCCGCCGACACCGCTCTTTCCCGGCAGGCCGACCCGATAGGCGAACTCGCCGGACCCGTCGTAATGTCCGCAGGTCAGCATCACCGCGTTGATCCGCCGCGCCCGCTCGGCGTTCACCACGGACAGTCCGGTCGAGGGATTGCGTCCGTTATGAGCGAGAAAGCGGCCGGCCATCGCCAGTTGCCGGCATGACATCGCGATGGCGCAGTGGTGGAAATAGACGCCGAGGGTGAAATCGACGGGATTGTCGAGGACGCCGAAGGATTTCATGTAGTAGGCGAGCGCGCTGTTGCGAAAACCGGTGCGTTGCTCGGATGCGGCGACCGCCTCGTCGATGAAGATCGAGGAATCCTCGGCCAGGAACTGCAGGAAACGCAGGATCTCCCCCAGGGCCTCGCGCGGCTTGTGCCCCGACAAAATGAGATCGGTGACGGCGATGGCGCCGGCATTGATGAAGGGATTGCGGGGAATGCCCTGCTCGCGTTCGAGTTGGACGATCGAGTTGAACGGCGTGCCGGAGGGCTCGCGGCCGACGCGGCGCCACAACCGGTCACCGACCATTCCGAGGGCCAGCGTCAGTGTGAACACTTTCGACACGCTCTGGATCGAGAAGGGCGTGTCGCAGTCCCCGGCCGCCGCGACATGGCCATCGGCGTCGATGACCACGAGGCCGAAGGCGCCGGGGTCGACGCCGGCGAGCTCTGGAATGTACGTGGCGACCGCGCCCCGGTCCGCACGGTCGGCCATTTCCGCGGCGATGTCCTGAACGACGCGGTCGAGTGTTTCGGCAGAAGAACTCATCTCGCCTCGGTCATCTGGCAGGGAACTGTGACATCGCGCTGGCGCGCCAGGCTGTCGTGGGGGCACGCAGCGGTGCTGATTGTGCGGTGCAGCGGCATGCGCTGTAAAGCGGCGCGGCGCATGTGCGACACGCGCAGAGGCAAGCGGCCGGCCCAACCTCTCGCGACCTCGATCATCCCAAGGTCTTGTCACGGCCAAGCGGCCGGCCGCGGTATCCGCCCGCGGCTACTCGGCTGCCATGGCGGCTGGATGGGGTTCGAGGCCCTGCAGCGCCGCCGGCTTCTCTCCGCCATAGGCCCAGTCCAGTAGCTCGACCGTGTGCAGGATCGGCGTCGCTGTCCCCGACCCGATCTGCGTCATGCAGCCGATATTGCCGGTGGCGATGGCCTGCGCGCCGGTTCGCGCGATATTGGCGACCTTGCGGTCACGCAGGATCGCGGCGATTTCCGGCTGCAGGATGTTGTAGGTGCCGGCCGAGCCGCAGCAGAGATGCCCCTCCGGCACGTCGCGGACGACGAAACCGGCCTTGGCGAGGAGCGTCTTCGGCGCCTTCACGATCTTCTGGCCGTGCTGCATGGAGCAGGCGGAATGGTAGGCGAGCGTCAGGCCCGTGGCGTGGACCGGGGCTGGCAGGTCGAGCCCGGCGAGATATTCGGTGACGTCCCGGGCGAGCGCGGAGACCTTCGCCGCCTTATCCGCATAGGCCGGGTCGAGGCGCAGCATGTGGCCATAGTCCTTGATCGTCGTCCCGCAGCCCGACGTGGTGACGAGGATGGCGTCGAGGCCGCCGGTCTCGGCGACCCACATCCAGGCGTCGACATTGCGGCGGGCAAAATCCAGCGCCTCGTTCTCCCGGCCCATGTGATGGACGAGCGCGCCGCAGCAGCCTTCCCCGGGCGTCGGCGCCACGGCAATGCCGAGCCGTGCCAGGAGCCGCATCGTTGCCTGGTTGATGCCGGGATCGAGCACCGACTGGGCGCAGCCGGACAGGATCGCGACGCGCTGGGCGCGGCCGGCCGCCGGACCGCGGGGCGCCGGGACCTGCGTCATCAGGCCTTGCACCGACGCCGGGAAACGCGCGGGCGCCAGGCGCAACATGGCCGCCAGCGGCTTCAGCGGCCCGACCGCGTCGAGGAGCGGGGCAAGCGGGCGCGCCAGACGCGCGAGAACGAGGCTCGCCCGAAACCGCTGGGGATAGGGAAGCGTCTTCGCCAGCACCAGCCGGATCATCCGGTCGATGAATGGCCTGTCGTAGGTCTTCTCGATGTGGCTCCGCGCATGGTCGACGAGGTGCATGTAGTTCACGCCGGACGGGCAGGTGGTCATGCAGGCAAGGCAGGAGAGGCAGCGGTCGATGTGTTTGACCACCTTCTCGTCAGCCGGCCGATCATTCTCCAGCATGTCCTTGATGAGGTAGATCCGGCCCCGCGGCGAATCGAGTTCGTTGCCTAGCGTCACATAGGTCGGGCAGGTGGCCGTGCAGAAGCCGCAATGCACGCATTTGCGGATGATGCCCTCGGATTCGGCGACGGCGGGATCGGCAAGCTGCGCCGGGGTAAAGGTGGTCTGCATCTGGTCATTCCTTGCAGCCATGCTGTCCTTGTCGGCATCGATGGGCTCGATTCACGGCAAGTCGATCAGTGTGGCGGTTCCCGGGGTAGCGAGTACGATCGCCTCGGCGATGGTCGAAGCCAAAGGCGCGAGGAGATCCAGTTTGGGGGTTGGCAGGACGCTCGGCGTCAGCCGACCGAGACGCTGCTGAAACGCGATGTTCTTATCGCAGGTGACGAAGACATCGATGCCGCGCTCCTCAAGCCGGAGAAGCAATGCACCATTCTTCAGGCCTTTCCATGCCTTCGGAAAGGGTAAAACCTCTGCGCCATGGGCGCTGACGAGAATAGCCATGGCGCTTGGGACGTTTTCGTCGAGCATGCCAGGCATGTCAGGCGACAAGCCGCTTTAGGTCCTCGGCTGCCAGAAGAAGCGCGGCCTCGGCCTGAGCTCGCTCGACGGTGGGAAATTCGACAAGAAATTCGTCAAGAGATAGGCCGCTCGCGAGGGTTTCGAACAGCGTCTCTACCGGCACCCGCGTACCTCGAAAGACCGTGGCGCCGGACATGATCTCCGGATCGGTCGATAAGATTTCGTTCCTATCCATCCTGCGTCTCCGTTTCGCCGTTCCTATCCCATCCGCCCGGGATTGAGCACGCCCTTCGGGTCGAACTGCTCCTTCAGCCGGCGACTCAGCGCAGCGAGCGGACCGGGTTGCGGCTGGAACACCGGTGTGGCGGCGCGCACGCCGGCCTCGGCCCGCGCCAGAAAGGCGTGGCCGCCGCCATGGGCGGCGAGCGCCGCACGGATCGTCGCCGCTTCCGGCTCGCCATCGAGCCGAAGCCAGACGAGGCCGCCCTGCCAGTCGTAGAAGGCGTCGACGGCCAGATGCATGCGCAGCGCCATGACCACGGCGTGTCCTTGCGTCGGTGCGCAGGAAAGGCGCCAGACCGGACGCCTCGTACCGTCGGCAAAGGGCCGGGCATCGCGCACATCGCGCCAGAGCGCCATCGACGCTTCGCCCTCCAGCCGCTCCAGCCGGCCGACCTTGGAAAGGGCCGCGCCGAGATGGGTCGCCCTCGCCGCAACGGAGGGGCCGAACCCTTCGAGCCGGATCAAGGTCGCGGGGTCGCTGCCGAGGTCGCCGGAAAGGACACGGGCGGCAACCATCGCCGGAAGATGCGCCGCGCCCGAAACCTCGGCCGAGGAGCCCATCGCCGCCGCCATGGCGCCAGCCGCCTGTTCGTCGCCGAGACCGCGAAGCACGAGCGTCGTCTCGGTCTCGGCCTTCGGCATGACTTTTACGGTGATGTCGGTCATCACCGCGAGCGTGCCGAAGGAGCCGGTCAGACCCTTGGACAGGTCGTAGCCGGTGACGTTCTTCACCACGCGCCCGCCCGACTTGAAGATTTCGGCCCGCCCGGAGACGGCGGCAACGCCCAGCACATGGTCGCGTGCCGCGCCCTGCTTCAGCCGGCGCGGGCCGGAAAGATTGCAGGCGACAACGCCGCCGAGCGTGCCGCGGCCGGACGGGAGCCCAAAGAGGGGGCCGTAGTCCATCGGCTCGAATTCCAGCCGCTGCCGGTGTTCGTCGAGCAGTGCTTCGATCTCGGCCATCGGCGTGCCGG
Coding sequences within it:
- a CDS encoding L,D-transpeptidase gives rise to the protein MSQTMRKPARQFMRTSVTVDTNEAPGTIIVDSQRKFLYYIEGRGRATRYGVGVGREGFGWSGDMKVGRKAEWPGWTPPKEMIAREKAAGRIIPPYMAGGPNNPLGAAALYLYRNGRDSIFRIHGTNQPWTIGQNMSSGCIRMMNQDVQHLYAKAGTGTKVIVIGPDGRGREGVYREAGLAASGQNILDSLFGG
- a CDS encoding L,D-transpeptidase; the protein is MSNRMFLRLRRPLGGCIVTAALLAGLCVAPAAARDRGQLGVAVAPDLANEWLLQLSPGSGVVPGYHRPDLARRASTYDGVILKGRAPERQPVSRGRGHSRDSGYDGYTGSVRGRPAEGVPRAMNQREVDPAFLPQVVDYKTREKPGTIVIDTTAKYLYLVDQGGKAHRYGVGVGKPGFEWAGVHKVTQKKEWPTWTPPAQMRARERAKGKILPAQMAGGPQNPLGARAMYLGSTLYRIHGTNQPWTIGKAMSSGCIRMRNEDVTDLYGRVPVGTRVIVL
- a CDS encoding glutamine synthetase beta-grasp domain-containing protein, which translates into the protein MTKYKLEYIWLDGYTPVPNLRGKTQIKEFDAFPELEQLPLWGFDGSSTLQAEGSNSDCVLKPVAIFPDAARTNGALVMCEVMMPDGKTPHPSNSRATILDDEGAWFGFEQEYFFYQDGRPLGFPESGYPAPQGPYYTGVGYKNVGSIAREIVEEHLDLCLAAGINHEGINAEVAKGQWEFQIFGKGSKRAADEMWIARYLLQRLTEQYGIDIEYHCKPLGDTDWNGSGMHANFSTAFMRETGGKAYFEALMKAFGDNWEAHIAVYGPDNHLRLTGKHETAPWNKFSYGIADRGASIRVPHSFIKNDYKGYLEDRRPNSQGCPYQIASQILKTIATVPTSVEAGVSAAA
- a CDS encoding DNA-3-methyladenine glycosylase I, with the protein product MDNEPTDDAATGLTDRPDGRKRCRWHGGVAEYVRYHDAEWGRPVADEGRLYEKLCLEGFQAGLSWLTILRKREAFRTGFAGFDVDRVAAFDDADVERLVLDAGIVRHRAKILSAIGNARRVQAMRDRGEPFAAFLWSFEPPESERPLRVDGDYLRSNPVTPASSRLSKALKARGFSFVGPTTVYAFMQSMGFVNDHMEGCICRDACEAERQAFQRPA
- the glcE gene encoding glycolate oxidase subunit GlcE — its product is MSMAEVAENHSIMMPSSAADVREVIAAAISEEAPLAIEGMGSKRDLGRPVQAARTLSLAKMSGVTLYEPDELVLSARAGTPMAEIEALLDEHRQRLEFEPMDYGPLFGLPSGRGTLGGVVACNLSGPRRLKQGAARDHVLGVAAVSGRAEIFKSGGRVVKNVTGYDLSKGLTGSFGTLAVMTDITVKVMPKAETETTLVLRGLGDEQAAGAMAAAMGSSAEVSGAAHLPAMVAARVLSGDLGSDPATLIRLEGFGPSVAARATHLGAALSKVGRLERLEGEASMALWRDVRDARPFADGTRRPVWRLSCAPTQGHAVVMALRMHLAVDAFYDWQGGLVWLRLDGEPEAATIRAALAAHGGGHAFLARAEAGVRAATPVFQPQPGPLAALSRRLKEQFDPKGVLNPGRMG
- a CDS encoding glutaminase, whose translation is MSSSAETLDRVVQDIAAEMADRADRGAVATYIPELAGVDPGAFGLVVIDADGHVAAAGDCDTPFSIQSVSKVFTLTLALGMVGDRLWRRVGREPSGTPFNSIVQLEREQGIPRNPFINAGAIAVTDLILSGHKPREALGEILRFLQFLAEDSSIFIDEAVAASEQRTGFRNSALAYYMKSFGVLDNPVDFTLGVYFHHCAIAMSCRQLAMAGRFLAHNGRNPSTGLSVVNAERARRINAVMLTCGHYDGSGEFAYRVGLPGKSGVGGGIMAVAPGKASIAVWSPGLDAAGNSHLGRIALESLTRRMGWSIFGA
- the glcF gene encoding glycolate oxidase subunit GlcF — encoded protein: MQTTFTPAQLADPAVAESEGIIRKCVHCGFCTATCPTYVTLGNELDSPRGRIYLIKDMLENDRPADEKVVKHIDRCLSCLACMTTCPSGVNYMHLVDHARSHIEKTYDRPFIDRMIRLVLAKTLPYPQRFRASLVLARLARPLAPLLDAVGPLKPLAAMLRLAPARFPASVQGLMTQVPAPRGPAAGRAQRVAILSGCAQSVLDPGINQATMRLLARLGIAVAPTPGEGCCGALVHHMGRENEALDFARRNVDAWMWVAETGGLDAILVTTSGCGTTIKDYGHMLRLDPAYADKAAKVSALARDVTEYLAGLDLPAPVHATGLTLAYHSACSMQHGQKIVKAPKTLLAKAGFVVRDVPEGHLCCGSAGTYNILQPEIAAILRDRKVANIARTGAQAIATGNIGCMTQIGSGTATPILHTVELLDWAYGGEKPAALQGLEPHPAAMAAE
- a CDS encoding DUF433 domain-containing protein is translated as MDRNEILSTDPEIMSGATVFRGTRVPVETLFETLASGLSLDEFLVEFPTVERAQAEAALLLAAEDLKRLVA
- a CDS encoding DUF2735 domain-containing protein — protein: MASTDQRPTATIYQFPKRDRFAERRELAEARAIADIGSYAACDSWYHENALRDADKTRLS
- a CDS encoding 16S rRNA (uracil(1498)-N(3))-methyltransferase produces the protein MPDHDFKSPRLFVSADLAEAIAVEASADQLNYLLNVMRLGETDAVLLFNGRDGEWRARLHREAKKRLLLVPERRVRAQTPPSSLHYLFAPLKSARLDYMVQKAVEMGAGVLQPVMMQHVQAPRLNRARMEANALEAAEQCGILSIPDCREMIRLADLLRDFDPARRLVFCDERANEASPIDALRAEPRRPVSLLIGPEGGFSAEERALLQACDFVTPISLGPRILRADTAAVAALAVVQAAVGDWRAGG
- a CDS encoding DUF2927 domain-containing protein encodes the protein MTPKVLPIVALAGLLFTLLQAAPAAAQPLPDERALIDGFEKIAFGTEIAGFFGSGRYIRKFDGPVRFHIEDRATKPRALEVRRFVRSLAREIDGLRVGFARGTRDANFIVHVVDRADYQGIGRRIHGSPFMRVPGDCIVRAQYGPAGIVRSDALIVSDEGDGLFRRCLIEEVLQGLGPLDDNPDAPNSVFNDRSTVGVFTRYDKIMLNMLYDRRLKPGMDLAAARPLLPDLARSARRRVR